A single genomic interval of Comamonas sp. 26 harbors:
- a CDS encoding tripartite tricarboxylate transporter substrate binding protein — protein sequence MKKVLIALGATLAFAAQAAGSFPDKPVNIIVPFPAGGSTDTVARALALSMGEQLGKSFVVENRPGATGTIGAGAVKRAPADGYTLLVASLGPFVVTPHLVKSIPYDATKDFDYITIPVQAPNVLVASATQKARTVAEVVAALKANPGKVSFASSGNGSSDHLSAELFWQQTGTEAVHVPYKGGAPAITDLLGGQVDFSFQNVNAVLSHLRSGKLHAIAVTGTQRSPVLPDVPTLAEAGVKGAEVYSWQGMAAPKGLPADVKAKLAKAAIAAVQQPDIRKRFLDQGLEIVGNTPEEFTRYQVKENERWKQLIQTRKITAD from the coding sequence ACTGATCGCATTGGGTGCCACGCTCGCGTTCGCGGCCCAGGCCGCCGGCAGCTTTCCCGACAAGCCCGTCAACATCATCGTTCCTTTCCCGGCCGGCGGCTCCACCGACACTGTGGCACGCGCCTTGGCCCTGAGCATGGGCGAGCAGCTGGGGAAGTCTTTCGTGGTGGAGAACCGCCCCGGTGCCACAGGCACCATCGGTGCCGGTGCCGTCAAGCGCGCCCCAGCCGATGGCTATACCTTGCTTGTCGCCTCGCTGGGGCCGTTCGTGGTCACGCCCCATCTGGTCAAAAGCATTCCGTATGACGCGACCAAGGACTTCGACTACATCACCATCCCTGTGCAGGCTCCCAATGTGCTTGTAGCCAGTGCGACGCAAAAGGCACGTACCGTTGCCGAGGTCGTTGCCGCGCTCAAGGCCAATCCTGGCAAAGTCAGCTTTGCCAGCTCGGGCAATGGCTCCTCTGACCATCTGTCGGCAGAGCTGTTCTGGCAGCAGACCGGCACCGAAGCCGTGCATGTTCCCTATAAGGGCGGAGCACCGGCCATCACCGACCTGCTTGGCGGTCAGGTGGATTTTTCCTTCCAGAATGTGAACGCCGTGCTGTCCCATCTGCGCAGCGGAAAGCTGCATGCCATCGCCGTGACTGGCACGCAGCGCTCACCCGTGCTGCCTGATGTGCCCACGTTGGCCGAGGCTGGCGTCAAGGGCGCCGAGGTCTACTCCTGGCAGGGCATGGCGGCTCCCAAAGGGCTGCCCGCCGACGTGAAGGCCAAGCTGGCCAAGGCGGCCATCGCAGCGGTGCAGCAGCCCGACATCCGCAAGCGCTTTCTGGACCAGGGACTGGAGATCGTCGGCAACACGCCAGAGGAATTCACCCGCTATCAGGTCAAGGAAAACGAGCGCTGGAAGCAGCTGATCCAGACCCGCAAGATTACTGCCGATTGA
- a CDS encoding 2-hydroxyacid dehydrogenase, translating to MATSRPRVLQYGKMPLPQLDAELAQAYEVSVLSEQPDPERFLAEHGSQFEYLVTSAGMGLAAHVVEALPKLRFVSSFGVGFDSLDRESLLRRGARVGYTPGVLDDCVADLAFALLLDAARGLSEADRFVRRGDWARSRFGIRTRASGKRLGIFGMGRIGSTVARRASGFDMEVAYYNRRPVEGSPHRYLSSLLELARWSDFLVITAAGGAGTQHLVSTEVLDALGPQGFLINVARGSVVDEAALAQALRQQRIAGAGLDVFEDEPRPNPDLLALDNVVLAPHIASGTHETRRAMADLVLRNLAQFIATGEPVAEVPWSAAQLTTASVA from the coding sequence ATGGCGACCTCCCGACCACGCGTACTCCAATACGGCAAGATGCCACTCCCCCAGCTTGATGCCGAACTGGCGCAGGCCTATGAAGTGAGCGTTCTTTCCGAGCAGCCCGACCCCGAGCGCTTTCTGGCCGAGCATGGCTCGCAATTCGAGTACCTGGTCACATCGGCAGGTATGGGCCTGGCGGCACATGTCGTAGAGGCTTTGCCCAAACTGCGTTTTGTGAGCAGCTTTGGCGTGGGCTTTGATTCTTTAGACCGAGAGTCTCTGTTGCGCCGGGGGGCTCGCGTGGGCTATACGCCCGGCGTGCTCGATGACTGTGTGGCTGATCTGGCCTTTGCGCTGCTGCTGGATGCGGCGCGTGGCCTCAGTGAAGCGGATCGCTTTGTGCGCCGTGGTGACTGGGCTCGCAGTCGCTTTGGTATCCGCACCCGGGCCAGCGGCAAACGCCTGGGCATCTTTGGCATGGGCCGTATCGGCTCCACCGTGGCGCGCCGCGCCTCGGGCTTTGATATGGAAGTGGCCTATTACAACCGCCGCCCTGTCGAAGGCTCTCCTCACCGCTATCTGTCCTCGTTGCTGGAGCTGGCGCGCTGGTCCGACTTTCTGGTCATCACTGCTGCTGGCGGCGCGGGCACACAGCACTTGGTAAGCACCGAAGTGCTGGATGCTCTGGGCCCGCAAGGCTTTCTGATCAATGTGGCGCGCGGCAGCGTGGTCGACGAAGCCGCTCTGGCTCAGGCCCTCAGGCAGCAGCGCATCGCCGGTGCCGGTCTGGATGTGTTCGAAGACGAGCCCCGCCCCAACCCCGACCTGCTGGCGCTGGACAACGTGGTGCTGGCCCCGCATATCGCCAGCGGCACGCATGAAACCCGCCGTGCCATGGCCGACCTCGTGCTGCGCAATCTGGCGCAGTTCATCGCAACGGGTGAGCCCGTGGCCGAGGTGCCGTGGTCAGCTGCGCAGCTGACCACGGCCAGCGTCGCATAG
- a CDS encoding enolase C-terminal domain-like protein, which translates to MSSTPTITEIEVIPVAGRDGMLMNLSGAHAPYFTRNIVLVHDSAGRTGVGEVPGGEGIRLALEDSKQVLIGRSIGRHLQLLQEVQKSLEGRDTGGRGLQTFDLRIGVHAVTAIESALLDLLGQHLGVPVAALLGEGQQRERVEMLGYLFFVGPSDKTGLDYVKPGEDKLGHDDWTQVRHMTAMTPETIVRQAEAAYERYGFNDFKLKGGVLAGEQEVEAVTALAKRFPEARVTLDPNGGWLLKDAIRLMRDMHDVLAYAEDPCGAENGFSGREVMAEFRRATGLPTATNMVATDWRQMVHALSLQSVDIPLADPHFWTMAGSVRVGQTCRDWGLTWGSHSNNHFDISLAMFTHVAAAVPGKVTAIDTHWIWQDGQYLTQNPLQIKGGFVEVPKTPGLGVTVDRAALQRANALYLEHGLGARDDAIVMQHLIPGWKFDNKRPCMVR; encoded by the coding sequence ATGTCCTCCACCCCGACCATCACCGAGATCGAAGTCATCCCCGTCGCCGGCCGCGACGGCATGCTCATGAACCTCAGCGGCGCACATGCGCCTTACTTCACGCGCAACATCGTGCTGGTGCATGACAGTGCAGGTCGCACCGGGGTGGGCGAGGTTCCGGGTGGTGAAGGCATACGTCTGGCGCTGGAGGACAGCAAACAGGTGCTGATCGGCCGCTCCATCGGCCGGCACCTGCAGCTGTTGCAAGAAGTGCAAAAGTCGCTGGAAGGTCGCGACACCGGCGGTCGCGGCTTGCAGACTTTCGATCTGCGCATCGGCGTGCATGCGGTCACGGCCATTGAATCTGCGTTGCTGGACCTGCTGGGCCAGCACCTGGGCGTGCCCGTGGCGGCCTTGCTGGGCGAAGGCCAGCAGCGCGAGCGCGTGGAAATGCTGGGCTATCTGTTCTTCGTCGGCCCCAGCGACAAGACCGGCCTGGACTACGTCAAGCCCGGAGAAGATAAGCTGGGCCATGACGACTGGACCCAGGTGCGGCACATGACGGCCATGACGCCGGAGACCATCGTGCGCCAGGCCGAGGCTGCCTACGAACGCTACGGCTTTAACGACTTCAAGCTCAAGGGCGGCGTGCTGGCCGGCGAGCAGGAAGTCGAAGCCGTCACCGCGCTGGCCAAGCGCTTTCCCGAGGCCCGCGTCACGCTGGACCCCAACGGTGGCTGGCTGCTCAAAGACGCCATCCGTCTGATGCGCGACATGCACGACGTTCTGGCCTATGCCGAAGACCCCTGCGGTGCCGAAAATGGCTTCTCGGGCCGCGAAGTCATGGCCGAGTTCCGCCGCGCCACCGGCCTGCCCACAGCCACCAATATGGTTGCCACCGACTGGCGTCAGATGGTGCATGCGCTGTCGCTGCAGTCCGTGGACATTCCGCTGGCCGACCCGCACTTCTGGACCATGGCCGGCTCCGTGCGCGTGGGTCAGACCTGCCGCGACTGGGGTCTGACCTGGGGTTCGCACTCCAACAACCACTTCGACATCTCGCTGGCCATGTTCACCCATGTGGCGGCTGCCGTGCCCGGCAAGGTCACAGCCATCGATACCCACTGGATCTGGCAAGACGGCCAGTACCTGACCCAGAACCCGCTGCAGATCAAGGGCGGTTTTGTGGAAGTGCCCAAGACCCCCGGCCTGGGCGTGACCGTGGACCGCGCCGCGCTGCAGCGCGCCAACGCTCTGTATCTGGAACATGGACTGGGTGCACGCGACGACGCCATCGTCATGCAGCACTTGATTCCCGGCTGGAAGTTCGACAACAAACGCCCCTGCATGGTGCGCTGA
- a CDS encoding SMP-30/gluconolactonase/LRE family protein has product MKNAMNRRKLLSAAGASVLGTWGAAAGAQSFSFLPHQRYPDPAVFLLDPSFAKYRIYSSTVEQLGTGMRWAEGPAYFPETGTLILSDIPNNRLMKYEEETGTFSVHKEGVNYTNGNTRDRQGRLISCEHSVTRRVVRTERDGRMTVLADSYQGKRLNAPNDVVVKSDDSIWFSDPLFGINGEWEGTRATPEQATTNVYRIGKDGQITAVVTDIVNPNGLAFSPDEKKLYVIEWKGTPNRSLWSFDVSADGRSVSNKTKLIDADGSGALDGFRVDRDGNLWCGWGFSGAFSPETTDIGGGMRAHLPLGKSVEMDGVKVFNAQGKPIGFIRLPERCANLTFGGPKNNRLYMASSHSLYALYVEAHGAV; this is encoded by the coding sequence ATGAAAAACGCCATGAATCGCCGCAAGCTTCTGAGTGCTGCGGGTGCCTCCGTGCTGGGTACCTGGGGGGCAGCAGCAGGAGCACAGTCTTTCAGCTTTCTGCCGCATCAGCGCTACCCGGATCCGGCCGTCTTTCTGCTGGACCCCAGCTTTGCCAAATACCGCATCTACAGCAGTACCGTGGAGCAGCTGGGCACAGGCATGCGCTGGGCCGAAGGCCCGGCCTATTTCCCGGAGACCGGTACGCTGATCCTCAGCGACATTCCCAACAACCGGCTCATGAAATATGAGGAAGAAACCGGTACGTTTTCCGTGCACAAGGAAGGTGTGAACTACACCAACGGCAATACCCGGGATCGCCAGGGTCGCCTGATCAGCTGCGAGCACTCGGTGACGCGCCGCGTGGTGCGCACCGAGCGCGACGGCCGCATGACCGTGCTTGCCGACAGCTATCAGGGAAAGCGCCTGAATGCACCCAACGACGTGGTGGTGAAGTCTGACGACAGTATCTGGTTCAGCGACCCGCTGTTTGGCATCAACGGCGAATGGGAGGGCACGCGCGCCACGCCCGAGCAGGCCACCACCAATGTCTACCGCATTGGCAAAGACGGCCAGATCACCGCCGTGGTGACCGACATCGTCAACCCCAACGGATTGGCGTTTTCCCCCGACGAGAAGAAGCTCTATGTGATCGAGTGGAAGGGCACGCCCAACCGCAGTCTCTGGAGTTTCGATGTCTCGGCCGATGGCCGCAGCGTGTCGAACAAAACCAAACTCATCGATGCCGACGGCTCAGGTGCACTCGACGGCTTTCGCGTCGATCGCGACGGCAATCTCTGGTGTGGCTGGGGCTTTAGCGGCGCTTTCAGCCCCGAGACCACCGATATCGGCGGCGGCATGCGGGCCCATCTGCCACTGGGCAAATCCGTCGAGATGGACGGCGTCAAGGTCTTCAACGCCCAAGGCAAGCCGATCGGCTTTATCCGCCTGCCCGAACGCTGCGCCAACCTCACGTTTGGCGGCCCTAAAAACAACCGCCTCTACATGGCCAGCAGCCATTCGCTCTACGCGCTCTATGTCGAAGCACATGGCGCGGTGTAA
- a CDS encoding aldehyde dehydrogenase family protein, with protein MTMHNNLINGQWVEGKSYAPNTNPSDLSDVIGEYAQGDASDVEAAVAAATAAFPAWSTSGIQSRSDALDKIGSEILARKEELGDLLAREEGKTRAEGIGEVARAGQIFKFFAGECLRLSGETLPSVRPGIGVEITREPIGVVGLITPWNFPIAIPAWKIAPALAFGNCVVLKPADLVPGSAWALADIIHRSGIPAGVFNLVMGRGRVIGEALVQHPGIAAISFTGSVGVGRGIAAACVASGKKVQLEMGGKNPQVVLDDADLAQAVELSAQSCFYSTGQRCTASSRLIVTDKIYPAFVEALQARMAKIKVGDARAVGTDIGPVVSQAQLEQDLSYVEIAKAEGAVLASGGGRVACHTGSGKQGFFMQPALLVDSTPTMRINREEVFGPVASVIRVSDYEEALAVANDTEFGLSAGIATTSLKYATHFKRHSQAGMVMVNLPTAGVDYHVPFGGRKGSSYGPREQGRYAQEFYTTVKTAYTLA; from the coding sequence ATGACGATGCACAACAACCTCATCAACGGCCAGTGGGTCGAAGGCAAAAGCTACGCCCCCAACACCAACCCCAGTGATCTGTCCGACGTGATCGGTGAATACGCCCAGGGCGATGCCAGTGATGTGGAGGCGGCCGTGGCCGCTGCCACGGCGGCTTTCCCGGCCTGGTCCACATCGGGCATCCAGTCCCGTTCTGATGCTTTGGACAAGATCGGCAGCGAGATCCTGGCCCGCAAGGAAGAGCTCGGCGATCTGCTGGCCCGCGAGGAAGGCAAGACCCGCGCCGAAGGCATTGGCGAAGTGGCCCGTGCCGGTCAGATCTTCAAGTTCTTTGCCGGCGAATGTCTGCGTTTGTCTGGCGAGACCCTGCCTTCGGTGCGCCCTGGCATCGGTGTGGAAATCACCCGCGAACCCATCGGCGTGGTCGGCCTGATCACACCCTGGAACTTCCCCATCGCCATTCCGGCCTGGAAGATTGCGCCGGCCCTGGCCTTCGGCAACTGCGTGGTCCTGAAGCCGGCCGATCTGGTCCCCGGTAGCGCTTGGGCCCTGGCCGACATCATTCACCGTAGCGGCATTCCCGCCGGTGTCTTCAACCTGGTCATGGGTCGTGGCCGCGTGATTGGCGAGGCGCTGGTGCAGCATCCGGGCATTGCAGCTATCAGCTTTACCGGCTCGGTGGGAGTGGGCCGTGGCATTGCGGCCGCCTGCGTGGCCTCGGGCAAAAAAGTGCAGCTGGAGATGGGCGGCAAGAACCCGCAAGTGGTGCTGGACGATGCCGATCTGGCACAGGCCGTGGAGCTGTCTGCACAAAGCTGCTTTTATTCCACCGGCCAGCGCTGCACGGCGTCCAGCCGTCTCATCGTCACCGACAAAATCTACCCGGCCTTTGTCGAAGCCCTGCAGGCCCGCATGGCAAAAATCAAGGTCGGCGATGCCCGTGCCGTCGGCACCGACATTGGCCCCGTGGTCAGCCAGGCCCAGCTGGAGCAAGACCTGAGCTATGTTGAAATTGCCAAGGCCGAAGGTGCCGTACTTGCTTCGGGCGGTGGCCGTGTGGCTTGTCATACCGGAAGCGGAAAGCAAGGCTTCTTCATGCAGCCAGCGTTGCTGGTGGATAGCACGCCCACCATGCGCATCAATCGCGAGGAAGTCTTCGGCCCCGTGGCCAGCGTGATCCGCGTGAGCGACTACGAAGAAGCGCTGGCCGTGGCCAACGACACCGAGTTCGGCCTGTCGGCCGGTATTGCCACCACCAGCCTCAAGTACGCCACGCACTTCAAGCGCCACAGCCAGGCCGGTATGGTGATGGTCAATCTGCCTACTGCAGGGGTCGATTACCACGTGCCGTTTGGCGGCCGCAAAGGCTCAAGCTACGGCCCGCGTGAGCAAGGCCGCTATGCCCAGGAGTTCTACACCACGGTGAAGACGGCCTACACCCTGGCCTGA
- a CDS encoding DUF4148 domain-containing protein: MSQRRLSISLLLANAGAVLALALPGMASAAYEHPTNTEAGVAVYPEHFISQKTREQVKAETEAAMREGRLSFGESNLPMPPTVTGPSKTREEVLRELHNETPAAREARNRAMAG, translated from the coding sequence ATGTCCCAACGTCGTCTGTCCATTTCTTTGCTGCTCGCCAATGCTGGCGCCGTGCTGGCCCTGGCTTTGCCCGGGATGGCTTCTGCGGCCTACGAGCATCCGACCAACACTGAAGCAGGCGTTGCGGTGTATCCAGAGCATTTCATCAGCCAGAAAACACGCGAACAGGTCAAGGCTGAGACAGAGGCCGCCATGCGAGAAGGTCGTCTGTCCTTCGGTGAAAGCAATTTACCCATGCCTCCCACCGTCACGGGACCCAGCAAAACGCGCGAAGAAGTACTCCGAGAACTGCACAACGAAACGCCAGCAGCGCGTGAAGCTAGAAACCGGGCCATGGCCGGTTAA
- a CDS encoding LrgB family protein codes for MLSNEVIGLLSLLATVACYGVNKRLYRKHPHPLLMPIVATPMVLIGLSLLTHVSYPQYIAQTHWLVWLLGPTTVAFALPLHENRALLRKHWMSIATGVLVASVVSISTTIAFAEAFGLSEALQKGLAVRSITTPFAIEAEKVLGGPTDLAALFVLLTGVSAMLLGETVLRVLPRIRSKLATGASWGGAAHGSGVARARQSGEVQAVMASLVMMIAGALNVMAAPWVRLLFF; via the coding sequence ATGCTCTCCAATGAAGTGATTGGCTTGCTGTCGCTGCTGGCCACCGTGGCCTGCTACGGGGTCAACAAACGCCTTTACCGCAAGCACCCGCACCCGCTGCTGATGCCCATCGTCGCCACACCCATGGTGCTGATCGGCCTGTCCCTGCTCACACACGTGAGCTACCCGCAGTACATCGCCCAGACGCACTGGCTGGTCTGGCTGCTGGGCCCCACCACCGTGGCCTTTGCCCTGCCGCTGCATGAGAACCGCGCCCTGCTGCGCAAGCACTGGATGTCGATTGCCACCGGTGTGCTGGTGGCCAGCGTGGTGTCCATTTCCACCACCATTGCGTTTGCCGAGGCCTTTGGCCTGTCAGAGGCGCTGCAAAAAGGTCTGGCCGTGCGCAGCATCACCACACCTTTCGCTATTGAGGCCGAAAAAGTGCTGGGCGGCCCCACCGATCTGGCCGCGCTGTTTGTGCTGCTGACCGGCGTCAGCGCCATGCTGCTGGGCGAAACCGTGCTGCGCGTTCTGCCCCGCATTCGCAGCAAGCTCGCCACCGGTGCCAGCTGGGGCGGAGCCGCCCACGGCAGCGGCGTGGCCCGTGCCCGCCAATCGGGTGAGGTTCAGGCCGTAATGGCCTCGCTGGTGATGATGATTGCCGGTGCGCTGAACGTGATGGCAGCGCCTTGGGTGCGCCTGCTGTTTTTCTAA
- a CDS encoding CidA/LrgA family protein — translation MSSISEAAAPSAQGSSHTLQQTLWQMAKAVLQVALLSAIWIAMDVLRQRFGWSMPAGLIGFALLAVGLFSGLVKARWLQTGTNWLLAEMLLFFVPAMLVVTEYPDLIRHQGLRILAVIVASTACVMAVTALAVDRVYRFELWLARRKSSRDFAAQGKE, via the coding sequence ATGTCATCGATTTCCGAAGCTGCTGCCCCCAGCGCTCAGGGCAGCAGCCATACCCTCCAGCAGACACTTTGGCAAATGGCCAAAGCCGTGCTGCAAGTCGCCTTGCTCAGCGCTATCTGGATTGCCATGGATGTGCTGCGCCAGCGTTTTGGCTGGAGCATGCCGGCCGGGCTGATCGGCTTTGCGCTGCTGGCCGTGGGTCTCTTCAGCGGCCTGGTCAAGGCCCGCTGGCTGCAGACCGGCACCAACTGGCTGCTGGCCGAGATGCTGCTGTTCTTCGTGCCCGCCATGCTGGTGGTAACCGAGTACCCCGACCTGATCCGCCATCAAGGCCTGCGCATTCTGGCCGTCATCGTGGCCAGCACCGCCTGCGTGATGGCCGTGACCGCACTGGCCGTGGACCGCGTCTACCGCTTCGAGCTGTGGCTGGCACGGCGCAAATCCAGCCGTGATTTTGCGGCGCAGGGCAAGGAGTAA
- a CDS encoding LysR family transcriptional regulator: MDLRALRYFIEVVRQNGFTRAAEALHVTQPTISKMVKALEDEFGGQLLLREGRGVQLTDAGQVVYDRGLEILEQAQLLRSQVAEVDNITRGDLSVGIMPTAGHYMAPVIALFQQRYPGVNLQVDEQGARAQYQLIQEGKLDMALGLFSEPDPALERYTVARQKTRVVLPANRVSDPEEPMHWSDLRDLPFVLYTSDFALHEHVLQQCEAAGFTPQVKLQTRYWDFIGHLVAANVGVGVMFEHVIAHYDPQRVASRPLVGPEITWDVALMWRPGYLSRAAQAWLDCVRKVYPQPLVGAAIPEFQN, translated from the coding sequence ATGGACTTGCGTGCCCTGCGTTATTTCATTGAAGTCGTGCGCCAGAACGGCTTTACCCGTGCGGCTGAAGCCCTGCATGTGACCCAGCCCACCATCAGCAAGATGGTCAAGGCGCTGGAAGACGAATTCGGCGGCCAGTTGCTGCTGCGCGAAGGCCGTGGCGTGCAGCTGACCGATGCCGGACAGGTGGTGTACGACCGGGGGCTGGAGATCCTTGAGCAGGCTCAGCTGCTGCGCAGCCAGGTGGCCGAGGTGGACAACATTACGCGCGGCGACTTGTCCGTGGGCATCATGCCAACCGCCGGGCACTACATGGCCCCGGTGATTGCGCTGTTTCAGCAGCGCTATCCGGGTGTGAACCTGCAGGTCGACGAGCAGGGCGCACGTGCCCAGTACCAGTTGATTCAGGAAGGCAAGCTGGACATGGCGCTGGGCCTGTTCTCGGAACCCGATCCGGCACTGGAGCGCTACACCGTGGCACGCCAGAAAACCCGTGTGGTGCTGCCCGCCAACCGCGTGAGCGACCCTGAAGAGCCCATGCACTGGAGCGATCTGCGTGACCTGCCCTTTGTGCTTTACACCTCTGACTTTGCCCTGCACGAGCATGTGCTGCAGCAGTGCGAAGCGGCAGGTTTTACGCCCCAGGTCAAGCTGCAGACGCGTTACTGGGACTTCATCGGTCACCTTGTCGCCGCCAACGTGGGTGTGGGCGTGATGTTCGAGCATGTAATCGCGCACTACGACCCGCAGCGCGTGGCCAGCCGCCCGCTGGTGGGGCCAGAGATCACCTGGGATGTGGCCCTGATGTGGCGGCCAGGCTATCTGTCGCGTGCCGCGCAGGCATGGCTGGACTGCGTGCGCAAGGTGTATCCGCAGCCACTGGTGGGTGCGGCCATTCCTGAATTTCAAAATTGA
- a CDS encoding pseudouridine synthase produces the protein MPRPFSSNRPSTAKPNTARRSNVVRLSAPRPDVTRLLCFHKPYGVLSQFTPEGKWQGLKDWIDVPGVYVAGRLDADSEGLLLLTNDGQLQARIADPRHKMEKTYWVQVEGTPDEAALQRLRDGVELNDGKTLPAKARLIAPQPEMWPRNPPIRVRQNIPDCWIELIIREGKNRQVRRMTAAIGHPTLRLVRMAVGPYSIEGLEPGQWVDVLPT, from the coding sequence ATGCCCCGTCCGTTTTCATCCAATCGCCCCAGCACCGCAAAGCCCAATACGGCGCGCCGCAGCAACGTGGTGCGCCTGAGCGCGCCCCGGCCCGATGTGACTCGCCTGCTGTGCTTTCACAAGCCCTATGGAGTGCTGAGCCAGTTCACGCCCGAGGGCAAATGGCAGGGCCTTAAAGACTGGATAGATGTGCCCGGCGTGTACGTGGCGGGCCGGCTGGATGCCGACAGCGAAGGCCTGCTGCTGCTGACCAATGACGGCCAGTTGCAGGCGCGCATTGCGGACCCGCGCCACAAGATGGAAAAAACGTATTGGGTGCAGGTTGAGGGCACGCCCGACGAAGCTGCGCTGCAGCGCCTGCGCGATGGGGTGGAGCTGAACGACGGCAAGACCCTGCCCGCCAAGGCCCGCCTGATAGCGCCGCAGCCAGAAATGTGGCCGCGTAACCCACCGATTCGCGTACGCCAGAACATTCCTGATTGCTGGATAGAGCTCATCATCCGCGAAGGCAAAAACCGCCAGGTGCGCCGCATGACGGCGGCCATCGGCCACCCCACGCTGCGGCTGGTGCGCATGGCCGTGGGGCCATATTCCATCGAGGGGCTGGAGCCGGGACAGTGGGTGGATGTGCTGCCCACCTGA
- a CDS encoding MBL fold metallo-hydrolase: MLQYHTVPVTAFQQNCSIVWCDQTMDAAVIDPGGDIEQIEWEVERLGLNLKALWITHAHIDHAGGTSELAAKHNLPIIGPHEGDQFWIDGLPQQGAMFGFPHADPFVPTRWLHDGDTVTIGNEALNVRHCPGHTPGHVVFHSAQIDRAFVGDVIFAGSIGRTDFPQGNHQQLIDSIVQRLWPMGDQTVFIPGHGPESSFGRERKVNPYVSGT; encoded by the coding sequence ATGTTGCAATACCACACCGTTCCCGTCACCGCCTTCCAGCAAAACTGCTCCATCGTCTGGTGCGACCAGACCATGGACGCCGCCGTCATTGACCCCGGCGGCGATATCGAGCAGATCGAATGGGAAGTCGAGCGCCTGGGCCTGAACCTCAAAGCGCTGTGGATTACCCACGCCCACATTGACCACGCAGGCGGCACCAGCGAGCTGGCGGCCAAGCACAACCTGCCCATCATCGGCCCGCACGAAGGTGACCAGTTCTGGATTGACGGCCTGCCCCAGCAAGGCGCGATGTTTGGCTTTCCACATGCAGATCCCTTTGTACCCACACGCTGGCTGCATGACGGCGATACGGTGACGATTGGCAACGAGGCGCTGAACGTGCGCCACTGCCCCGGCCATACGCCCGGCCACGTGGTCTTCCACTCGGCGCAGATTGACCGCGCCTTTGTGGGCGACGTGATTTTTGCCGGCAGCATTGGCCGCACCGACTTCCCCCAGGGCAACCACCAGCAGCTGATTGACTCCATCGTGCAGCGCTTGTGGCCCATGGGCGACCAGACAGTCTTCATCCCCGGCCACGGCCCCGAAAGCAGCTTTGGCCGGGAGCGCAAGGTGAACCCCTACGTCAGCGGCACCTGA